Part of the Mytilus edulis chromosome 9, xbMytEdul2.2, whole genome shotgun sequence genome, tgtactactgttgcctttatttttctataCGCTTGTATGCAGATTCTAgcaaaacaatgaaatcaaatatcaatgaaatttCATTTTTCTCACAATCCACAAAAATTTGTTATCACGTAAATGAATGAACTCACTGTGCGTATATAATTGCAagttaggccgtgttcacattgacctaaactcggtgttgtgtaagtgtaactcacacgtaaactaaacaaaattacgttcccattgataaaactcaatgtttacatgtagtgtaaatcatgttttgtctacatgcagtcgatactcgatgtaggccttgtgtagattaagtgtacacacaactaggcatttaaaacattagtttcaccgtgcatatttaaggaagaaacgatttttgaataaaattgatatttatagcaattatttataaagttctttacagaaatatttgtgtctattaaacttgatatatttatttgttttgtttagaaataaaatttaacgtagctttattgagcccttatcaagactcaaagcagcatcattgccgaacacataattcatttgaaaattaaggtctttccgaatcgacctgacagaaatatttgccactggtctttactcaaacaacgattcactcattacttaaaaaaaagggggggggggtattttgtttatttatccgAGTCATAATTTtttccgcgcaaacgttttattgccgaacacataattcatttgattctccgtaatgaacatttaaatgacatagagtttacaaatgtgaacaaatcttatgtacaggtaattaaacaaggtgtatagatgtgaacaaatttaatgtgaaaccaatgtccagtccattaaactaattgtaaacaagtttactgtacacggagtttggtgtgaacacggccttagtcaTCATATGTTATTTCTGAAAGTAGTTTGATCATAAGTTTACATCTTTATTTATAGATCAGTAGAACAGTTTTGATTGACGACTTGAtatctaaaacatttaaaacactgTAACAGTCTACCTGATAAATAAATTCTTAATGTTATTTACCTGTTTCACAAAGTTTGTTTTATAATCTACTTTAGGTGATATTTTTACGGTATTTGTATCAAGTGCTTGTCGGTACTGGTAAAGTATAGGCTTCATTAAATTCTGCATtctaacaaaaataaaagacataaaTTTACAGCATGCAATAATTATAGCCTGTAATGTGCAGTCATAAACATCTGTTACCTTACTTTTGTTTAGACAAGGTGATATATAATTagaattctaacatgacgtccttcaaacgctttgagtacacacccgtggtaaaatatgaatatattggttGGGCTGTTctgattgtactcccacgtcatatgatTGTTTATGGATGGAGTACACGACGTCATAGAATGATAACGTAATAGTTTAAGCATTTttcgggaaaatacacgcttttgataccgaaaatcatcaccagaatgaaacgtaaacaaacaatactaaaatgtggtataagcccttttttatatacatagaagatatataagtaaattatcattaaaattcatccaaatctatctaaatatattattgtaaatagtttgagCATGTCACTAAATCTGTTTGCCCCGTTCTTTACCGCCAATCTTAAAGTGGGttaatttatgggaacggcaaatatttgcctccatCTAGTGCGCTTTGAACCAAAACAATTGCTATAtttgtcctatcagaatcgaaataattcatgggggcttgaatatatctaaattttaccacgggttgtccctttatgccgatattttacccctcgctatcgctcagggtaaaatatttgtcataaagggccaacccgtggtaaaataacgatatattcaagcccccatgaattatttcttaattagccgatttttttattttataaaacacaGTTATCTGATAGAAGTAAGTTGAAGCAgaatatgtaaatttaaaatgtaaatgaaaatgtaaatgaaaatgaaatatttaacacCGTCAGTGTATAATTCGCAAACTAAACGAAGGAAAAGGACAAACAAGCATTGTCAAATGAATAActataatttacatttttactaGAATAGATAATGTCTTTAACTCTGTCACATCCCGATTATTAATCTTTCTGATAAGGAAACAtatctatattctttaaattagaaaaaaatgactgAAAACTTACCTTGCGTCTTCTCGAAAAATTTGGTTTATTACCCGATCAAATCGCAATATTTAACTATCGTTACTTATTTGTAGTGACAGCAGTGATAAAGATGAACACCAAATTAAGAGCTAAATTTATTAAATAGATATGAAATCAAATGTTGAACGAAAATTTAGCAGAATGTTAAAAGCAAGATGTATACTCTTATAATTATGAagggatgtaaaaatcaataaTTACTTACCTGGAATTCAATTTTGATTTCCTGAATGATGATACAATTGTTTGGTGAACATTCCCAATgtctaaacattaaaaaaaaatgttatgttattTAGACACATATAAGCGATATTTTGTTCAGTCTATGCAGCACTTCACATCATTAATTTGAGTTTGAGCTCCTTATTAAGTCTCAGAGAAGGAAaaggtaaacaatatataaagctTAAATCGTATTTTAAACAGGTGCAAAACTTATTATATATAAGGGACTGCAAACCAGCGAAAATGCAGGGATTTTTAAGCACATTCATCTGCCTATAATATATATCTGCTACTATGGAATCCAATTTTcaaataatgttttgaattttttcttgtATTTATCTGTAACGATAATGGAcaatttatatttacttttatcCTTTATGTTGATAGTCGCTCCATTAATAACATCTAGAAAGAAATCAGGTGGATTGTTGTGCTCTTCTATGATATATCCTACAAATTTCAAGGAATATGTTTTAATCAGAACATATTGTTAAACTTGATTAAATGTTTCATCTCTATAGACAATACCCGTAACATCGTATATTCGTTTTCATAACATTAACTATGTAGATAAAAAAACTTCGACTGTCAAATAtgctcttattttttttaatgaacatatGTTTACACACATGTCAATATTGCATTTGCTGGAGGATTAATACAAGTCACATTCAGAAACTAAATGAATATTTGCCGTTCATAAACCCTGATAAATATGATTGGCATGTGAACATTTCCGGACACATTTAAGTTTTTTAGGTCAATGTTTTATTGCACTGCTTTAATAATATTGCATTTCAAATACTgaagaaaatataatatattattttaacaGCTCCAGTTAATTGTAGAAATCGCATTGACAATTTGGTATAATAGTCACTGTGGTTTAAAATCTGAATATTTTGAGTAATAAACAATCAAATGTATAATTTTGATATGCCTTACAAAATCTACTATTGACTACAAACCTATAGACCGAAAGTAGTCCAAAGATTCGCGAGCAGGTCCATGATAGACACATTCACCAAGGGATAACAACATTAAACTATCGAATAACTTAAAGATAGAGAATCTAGGCTGATGAATGGAAAAGACAACTGTTGTTCCATTTTTGGataaactaaaaagaaaaaagaagaagtaaaaaaaacccaacctacTGACATATCACTACATGATTATGATTTTGAAATGTCACTGTATATCTACTGTTTCGTATAAATTTCAGTGGATACTTAAACACCTTAAGACAATCTATTTTTCAGTTCTAGTAAtagtaacaacaacaaaaaatatacaaaatcacTACGTGTACTTGATTGTGATTTTGTTATATTCTTGATTCGTTTTTgtctatatatttcaatttttatactgaaacaaagtaaaacaatatatttttcggcACTAGTATTAAAATGTTACTAAATTCATATGCCtttattgattaatataaaagAATGAACTAGATGTTCATTGCACATAAAGAAAAAACCCATAAAATTTGgaaataattaaatatcaaaataaaaataaggagatgtggtgtgagtgctaataagacaacaatccaccaaagttcaaatgaagtgcatGTAAGCATTGATAGGCAACAATGAGAAACACCAGTATCATATAGTCATATTTAAAGGCTcgaacatgaaaaatatgaaacaaaacaaatgagaaaactaacagctttaTTTCTAAGAAAACAATTTACAATCAAATAAAACCAATGAACTACAGGCTCTTGAATTTGGACAGGCATATTAAACATGTCGCGggattaaatatattttcagcGCTCAACCcgccctctaacctgggacaggagggtaacatcacaacataagaactaactataaaaaCGAGTTGAAAAGGCCAAACTCATGAAAGCATTCTTGTTATTTCAGAATTAACAATGAACACAGAAAGTAGAACGTTTTACACATTTGTTATCTCCTTATTCGACCTGAAGTTGGATGCACTGTATATATAACTTGCTTGAGGACATAAACAATGAAGGAAACTAAACCAAGAGGAATATGAACAAATTAGAAAACATAAGTTGCTCTGAAACTTATTGGAACATATATTACATATCAGATAATGTGATATATCTAAGTGATCGTAATGCAAACATACAAAAGTTTTAACTTTCAAACTTGTATTTGTACCTTTTTAACAACTGCATAACTGAATGAGCTGTGTTTGCATCAAGACCTGTTGTTGGTTCATCTAGAAATAATACATGTGGTGAAATAATCAGTTCCATACCAATATTGGTCCGTTTTCTTTCTCCGCCAGAAATTCCTCGACAAAGTTCGTTTCCAACCTACAGAAATAGAAGACAATTATCTAAACGCTCTGTTTAAATATATTCGTTTGTCGAGCTTTAAAATGCAACTAACTTTTTGTTGAGGAAACCTTCTATTCGTCGGCGTCGGAACTATCGCATTGCTTAAGGCCATTTAATGAATTATAGAATTGATGAAGTTTCCATTTACTGAACATGTAGCTAACATGTGCAGTTAATTCTAATTACCGTCGTATCAGCACACTCTGTCAGCTGTTTCATATCTGCCAGCCGGCCTTTAAATGTCTTCTAGAGACTGTTTAATTCAATCTGACTTGATATGTTTCCAAaacaggggcgaaagataccagagggacagtcaaactcatagattccAAACAATGCCTTAAGTCATAATTACCTTCGTATCAGCACAACTTTTCAAACCAAGTTCGCTTATTACATTTTGTATCTTTTCATGTATATCAGCCTTTGTGATATGAGTGGGTAATCTGAGAGCTGCTGAAAATGCAAAGTTTTCTCGAACAGTTAGTCCACCCATCACAACATCATCCTGTTAAAAATAAACCGAATGATATCCATAAAATGGTGATACTTTTCAATTTATAGATTTTGTACTCCTCTCGATTCTATTCTTCCTGTCTCAATGTCTATCCAAAACAGTCAAAAATTGTCGACAATACCATTACAAAATATTCGTACCATTAAAATACTGACTGTCTAATGAAATCAATCGTCCAATCTCAAAAAGTCCAGAAAGTGAAATTTGACAGCAAttgttattttattcaaattattttctttcgattaaattcatttattttgtttgataatatttgtattatcgacattaaaaaaaacaaaaacaagatatctACTATTAATATAGCTGTCCCTGCCAAATGTCTGGTTGTTCGACTACAACAATCAACACTTACCTGGCAGCGCTAACATAACAAAATCAACATATTAGGTTTATTGAGTATCGATGAACTGCAATGATTGCTCGAAAGTAATTTAGGACTTCGATGAATAGACAATAAAGGCATCAGAGGTATAATgagagttaaaaaaatattttgaaaaaaacctCAACGTTACTCTTTTTgtctaaaacaacaaaaacataaataacacAAGACGCAAcataaacaaagttaaaaagaGCAATCTGAACCAAAAGATAGGGGGTTGATTTCAGGTGCTCCCAAATATTCTGCTCCACtaatggcacccgtcgtgtttcacATTATAATTTTTCAGATAAGTACCTGCACAACATACCCAACcatacatttaaaattttctGGAGGAGGTGATCCATTGAACAGTAGGTCCCCACTCACTCTCAGTGGTTCTTTCCGTCCTGCCAATACATCTAACAACCTACGTTATAAAGAAAATCCATATCAGTTATTATCATACGTTACCTTAATACAAGGAAGTTCGTCACTTAATTAAACATTTCAGTCAGTTTATTTTATAGCCTGCTTTCAAATTAACAGCAATATTCAATATCACTCTACATGTCTGTTCATCTAAAAGACTTGGTCATTGCTAATAATTATTATTCCTGCTTGTACACTTCATCATTGCCTTCTACcagtatttttatgataaatggCTGTTTCTTACAATGAATCCAAAGAGatctaattagttatcaacgGCACTCGTCTTAtgatttaatatgccagacgcgcgtttcgtctacataagaatcatcagtgacgcttagatcaaaatagtaagaaagcAGACCAAGTACAAACTTAAAGAACATTGATGACCCAAAaaatccaaaacgttgtgccaaatacggctaaggtgatccatgccttggataagaaaattcttagtatttccAAATGGCACtattacaatttgttttatcGATTTCAAAGATGCCCAAGGGTGTGTTTCACATGTTGTCACACCATTATTACAAATtgtagtgtgttttttttaatgtaactGTTGGTCACCGATTTTGGGTGAGAAAATACACATGTGCCAATGGTGTGTGCATTTGTTGGGTTTGAATTAGTCAATGTTTAAGACTAGAACCCATCGCTAGAGTATAAAGTATAGATTCATTGAAGTTATTTATACAGTACTTACAACCTTTCGCGTTACTATTTCAGGGATCAGCATTATTTATCATTCAGCTAAGTTTTCAAAACTAAAGTTTTATGTTTGTTATGAGATAAGAGAAATAAGGTAAAactttgatataaatataattaattttatcataACTGGTGAGTGCTAAAAAAGGTGTTATCCTGATTATCTAAATTTgtggaaaaaaatcagataatCAAAGGTTGCATACTTCGGggaattattttcaataaaatatagagaaatgtaaattcaaaaaagGCATAGTAAATTTTCCCTTAAGTTCATCATATTTTTGGGAGAAAAAACAATTCTGATGTACAAAAATTTGATATCAAATGGTGATTTATAATTTCTATTAAGTTGTAATGATTGGCAATGAAATGAAGAAATGACTGCACTCTATTGTaacacaaataaaacattaaGTATCTATTTTCTTATATCAATCAAATTCCAAAAGAAATATTACTTATCTATAGTCAATTGAAATAACAGTTTGCTAACAACAGTGCGatagttttgatataaaaaaagatgtaataGTGctattttaaataatacaaactagttttgttttctttctctGATAGCCATCATATCTTATGAAAAAACTGTGATGCAAAAGCTACTAGTTCATGATATCCATTTGAACAAAGAACTAATTGCACTCATATTCAACACAACCAGAAGTTTAGGTATCTTTATCCTTATATTATTCACATTTTATCAGACATCACTTATCCAGAGGCATTCAAAATGACTAGTTACATAAcgttgcacttttttttataaagaggGGAACATATGTGCATTTTtaacaatgtaaacaaaatgaaagtAACTTTTCTCTGATCTCcatcatattttattaaaaaactaCTCATCAGGATAAACAAAAAGATCTGATATCCAATGACTAGTCatgattttcatttgaaaaagatTGTAATTATTTTTCCTATGAATCACAAACAAAAG contains:
- the LOC139487710 gene encoding broad substrate specificity ATP-binding cassette transporter ABCG2-like; the encoded protein is MPGMNAILGPTGCGKSTLLDVLAGRKEPLRVSGDLLFNGSPPPENFKCMVGYVVQDDVVMGGLTVRENFAFSAALRLPTHITKADIHEKIQNVISELGLKSCADTKVGNELCRGISGGERKRTNIGMELIISPHVLFLDEPTTGLDANTAHSVMQLLKSLSKNGTTVVFSIHQPRFSIFKLFDSLMLLSLGECVYHGPARESLDYFRSIGYIIEEHNNPPDFFLDVINGATINIKDKNIGNVHQTIVSSFRKSKLNSRMQNLMKPILYQYRQALDTNTVKISPKVDYKTNFVKQFRVISSRTLLNSLRNPQLSILHWFVLIIFGLIVGAIYWRMERDCEYGIQNSLSAVELFIKERSIFIHENLSGFYRVSAYFFSKIICDSLSMRLIPVFLFSVITYFMLGLTVDTEKLFLYALTLFMVAMTGTSIAFFFSACVTDFGMANVWIAVTYVLMMVFSGLLVNIKTVHAWLRWIKWFSLFRYGLNALQIIELKDMTLTNGKVVCPNTGNRYLRRQDVAYETKWDFWQNIVALFSMSVLLFIGTYVQLRRMKKIR